AAGCCCAAGTAAAAGTCAATTATCTTAAGGCCGGCCGCTTGACTATTAGCAGCAATGTTGATCATTTTACGGTGACTATTCAACCAAAAGAAAGCAAAAAAGAAGCTTTTACGGAAGAGATTAATACCCGCTCGAAATCCCTCTATCTTCCGGAAGGAAAATACCTGATTACTTACGACCCTTTGACAAAAGGGGAAGCTCCCTTAAAACCAATAGAAGTCACCATTAAGACCATTTCTCCTCAAAACATTTTCTTGTCCTATCCTTCCCTGCCTAAAGAAGAGCTTCATTCCACAAAAGATAGACAAGCTGAAAATGGGCAGAGCGGCATTGAAATGACAAGCAATGTCATGAATGGCCAGCTAATATTAGAAAATTTAGACCAACCCGCCGAGAAAAAGCATTTTCAGTTCAAAGGTAAAACTCTTTTTATTCCCTTAGAGCAAAGCGGCCATTTTAAAATAACTTTTGCTTCCCGTCCTAATTATCAAACGCCTGCTCCCCTCACAATCCAACGCGCGGCCGGAGAGCATTCGCAGGTACAAGTGATTTATCAGCCCGAAGAAACCTTTTTAATCGTTCCCGCAGGACCTGCCCTTATCGGAGATCCCTTTGCCGATAACCATCAAAATGAAGATCCTGTCAAAGACATTTCCCTGCCTGCATTCGCCATTGCTGCCTATGAAGTCACAAACTCTCAATATGCCCATTGGCTAACGGATGCGCTTCAAAACCAAAAAATCTCTCTAGATCCTCAGCAGCCCGGACATGTCATGGATCTGGAAGGCAGTCTTTTATGTCGAACAATGGAAGGCAATCCTCTTTCTCAAATTCAAATCAATGGGAATACTTTCAGCCCCATTCCCGGTAAGGAAAACTATCCCGTGATTGAAGTCACGTGGTATGGAGCCAATGCCTATTGCCGCGACAAAGGCTACCGGTTGCCCACTGAGGCCGAATGGGAAAAAGCAGCCGGAATGGCCTTTCCAACAGAAAAGGGTCATCTGAAACGCTTCAAATATGGATTTGGACAAGATACAATCGATCGCTCTTGGGCCAATTACAAAACCACTGACACTCCCTTTAGAGCAACCCAAGTTCTGACTACTCCCGTGGGCTTCTATAATGGCATTCACGTCTTGCCTTTAACAGCCCAGGATCGCACACAAGTGCGGACCCATAATGCCAAAAGTTCAATAGGCGCCTATGACATGAGCGGCAACGTATGGGAATGGGTGGCAAGCTGGGACTATTTAGATAAGTCAGACACACACAAAGTCGCTAAAGGCGGCTGCTATGATAGTTTGGCCGATGGCGTCCGCGTCTCTGAGCGGCTGTCTCTTCCGCTTGAATATGCGGATATTTACACCGGATTTCGCCCAGCAAAAACCATTGAAAATCAAGAAGATGCAAATTAAATGTCCAGGCTCCTTCCCCTCGCTTCAAATGAGCCGTTCCCATTTTCTTCTTCGCATGAAAAAATTTTTATTTAATTTAATAATTAAATAATAAATAAAACTTAAACAAAATTTACTATTAATATAATTAAATGTTACAATTTAATTATAAGATTATAGTTTTTTTGTTTAGGAGTTTTCATGATAGATGGAAAATTGCCCCCTATTAATCCCGTTATACCAAATGGTCCGAGCGAACCAATTGCCCTTACAGGCAATAAAGCCTCTCCTTCCCATCTTCCTGATTCGCTGCCTTTTCCCTCGCTTTCTTCGACGATGACGGCAACGGAGTTAGCGGAAAAAACGAAAACTTTAGAAGACCGATTAGTGGAAGAGCTGGATGCTGTATTAGAGCAGAAGGAAGTGCGCATTAATGATGAATTATCGGATCTCAATCAAGCGGTCAAAGACCAAAAAATTATAAAAGGCATCCTGGACATTGAAAAATGGGCCTATGAATATGCGGATATGACCAAAGATGCCGTGAAGGAAGGAATAGGATTTTTAAAAACTGTTCTGCCGAAGGAAGTATTGGAGGGATCGCCCAAAGAAACATTGGAAGAAATTAGCCAAATACTGACCTTAAGCGGAGCCTTTTTAAATGCCTTAGATACAGGAGCTAGTGGAGTATCCTTGATTTTGAAGGCGAGAATTTTGAAAAAATCAAGAACAGTTCTATCCAATTTAAAAACCCGCTACAAGCAGCAAACGCCCACGTTTGACCCGGAAATGGCCATCAAATTTAAAGCCTGGGAGGCGCATTTAAAGCAAGCAGAAAAACAGCTTCCCCGCAAGGAATTAAAAAAGCTTGAAAAAGCTTTAAAAGAATTGGATATCCAAATCAAGTTGGAAGAAAAGCATCTTCCGGCGCAGCAAGCCAAGTTCGGTATAAAGGTGACAAAAAATGCTTTATCTTCGATTAAAATAGCTCTGCGCTTGCTACCCTTGAGCGAAATAGCCATGATCGTCAAACCGATTACAGAGGGAATTTCTTGTGCGACAACAGCTCTGTCAATTGCATTAGCCAGCTTTCATTTACATCGCTCGATTAAAAATACCTTCACCCATAGAAATTGGGTAAAAAACTATCAGGAATGGAAGCAAAAGCATCAACCGGTGGTTGATAAGACGCAGGCTTCCGAACCTCCCTCTTCTCCTTTAACGCCTCAAGCCTCTCTGTCAGCCTCTGACATAGAGAAGATGCCTTGGACAAGCAATAAAACTTATGAAGAAGGCTTTTTCCGCCTTATTCATAAATACAGAACAATCGAAGAGATTCGCACTAAACTGAAAGATTTTGGAATTGAGCTTGACTCGAGCATTGAGAGCACAACCCAGCTAGTAGAAAAATTGCATACGGATTCGAATTTTAAGCGCTCCCTAGTCACGCCTTTTGCCGATTTTCAGCGTGTGCTCGAGCGATTCGACTACCTAATTGAGCATAGCCAAAACCTGCTAGTTAAACGCCAGACACAAACGGAAAAGAAAATCTTTTTGCTTAGACCCCATTCCAAGGAAATTATTCCCAAAATCCAGGCTTTAAAGAAAAAGCAATTTGATTCTCTCCTCGCTCAATTTAGAAAAGAGGCAAAGCAAACCGATCCCGTCGTTTCTGTCCAAGAGTTACAAAGCCAAGCCGCTGCCTTAGGCCTTCCTTTTAATATTGAACACTTTCGAGATCGATCTCACTTGGTTAATGCCTTTGATAATTTGCTCAAGATGAAATCCAACGAACTATTTGAAACATGGATGGGAGCGCATCCTCCGGATAGCCTTTTGCGTTTTTATGTCGACCATCAATCCACCATTGAAATAACAACCAAGAATGCATTAAAGCAAATGGTGGATAAAAAGCATGAGGTAGAAGGCAAATTTTTAAAATTTAGATCGATTGAGTCCACGGCTCTCTTTACAGCCACTTTGATCACAGGCGCTCTAAGCATAGCCTTAGCTATTGTCGGCTTGGTCACAACACCTGTAGCAGGAGCCGGCTTTATCCTTCTTGGACTCTCTATCGGCTCTGCAGCCCTAAGCTTGGGCTTTTTTGCGGCTAGCCAATATTATAATTATCGTCAAAAACCGGCTGTGACAGCTTTGGCCCTTAAAGGGGTAAATACCTCTTTAATTTTCGCCAATCTACGCGCCTCTATCCAGGATTTTTTCCATACTTCGAAAAAGAGAAAATTGCAGGAAACTGCCCATATTCTGCAAAAACTCCATCAAGCTAACAAAAACAAGAAAAGTCCTGAATACCAAAAGGCCTTGGAAAAATACGAAGCTGCCAAAATGGCCTTTGCCATTAGCCTTTCTAAAGTCGACATGTGGAATCAAAAAGTAAGGAATTTGCAAAAACAAATTAAACAAGCTGAGTGGCAAGACTTTGCTAGACAGGCTTCTTTAAAGGTCAATGAAGACTCCAATGCCTTTGATAGCTTGCAAGCATTTAATGAAGCTCTGCAGCAAGCGGATTTTAGCCTATTAAGCCCTGAAACCAAAACCTTACTTGAATCTCAGCTGGGCTTAGATATAGAAGCTCTACAAGAGGCTATTTCAAAAGATCCGGAAGCTGTAAAAAAAGCTTTGCACAAATTTTTCACTTTAGGTGATTCTGCTTTTATTAGTTTTCTTGAATATCAAAAAGAACGTATTAAAGCTGGAATGGCGGCGCAAGATTAAAAGGCTTTCTCTGCGAGGAGGTATTAAAACCGCTAATGACCTATATTTGAGGTTATTATGGCTTTTAATACGCCTTCTAGGAGCGTGTCTTTTATTTTAGATTCATTTGAACAACTATTGTGCATATATCCTAAGGATTTTTATGATTTTAGAACCTATTCAATCTCTGTTAAAACAAGCAAATTTCGATTGCTCTTTGGCCCCAGCGACCGAGAAGGCTCCAATGGATCGCCTTCTTGTTTTTCTCGGATTCGACTATAAGCAAAGAGAAAGAATAGTAGAAATCATAGCCCGCGAACAACAGTTTGATCAGGCCTTTAAGAAAACAGCGGCTCCCGATCATTACTTCCTTATCCAATTCCAGATTCAACTTCCCTTTGAAGTCCAAGAATTGGCTTCAAATCAAGTCGCCAGTCTTATTCTATTTCTTAATCAACTTCTTGATTGGCCCGGTTTTGAATTAAATGAATTAAATAATCGGGTGTCCTATCGCTATGTTTGGCTAATCAAGCAAACCGCCCTAGATGAATATCTGATTACCAACATTATAGGGAATCTAATGCTTTGCCTAGATATGTTTACGGAAACAATTGAGCATATTGCCACTAGCCAAGCAACATTTAATGAATTGCTAGAACAAATTCTTCAATTTAGTTCCCAAATTCGTCCTGCTCCGCCAGCTTAAAGCGTCCTGTTCTTTTTCTCTAGCCCCCATCCGATAGCGAGCAATTATTCCTTCCCTCTTGCCCGCTGTCTGATATCGGTTTCCTAGTTGATAGGGGGGTTAATCCCCTCTTCCAGCCCTTTCCTCATTCTTTATTTTAAAACCTAAGGCCTTGTTAATAACAAGCCCTAACAATTCCTTGTTTTTCTTATTAGATTTAACATTAGTTGAAGTTTTGATAATTTTTTATTTCTATTTTTTTTGATTTTTGCTAATATTTAAATCTTGTATTCTTTATAAAATCTTTATTTATTGTTAAAGGCATCTTTATGTCCACTCCTCTCGTGATCTCCCCTCTTGATCCTCCTTCCGGAGATATTCCCGCTTGGGATTTTGGTTTAAATTCAGCATCCCCTGCAACGATGGAGTCTTTTGATCACATTGGCGACAAAAATGATTTGGACATTAATGCCCTTGACTTCCTCTATCTTCCTCCTTCCCTTCCCACTTTGCCTGCTTTATCTACGGATTTAGCCTCTAACTATTCCATTCGGTCTTATCCTACTCTTTCGCAAGCCCAGACCGCCGAAAAGCAAGCAAATTCCGAAAAGCCAGCAAGTAAAGTTGAAGAGAAAGACGCTCCTGTTGACGATTCTGCCTATGAAGAAGATTATATCCAGCGTTTAGAGAATTTAGAGAAGATTTTTGACAAGATTGTAAAAGATACGGACAAGCACTTAGCCGGTTATAAAGACTTGTGGATGCATGTTAAAAATGCTTACCATTTTAAGGAAGAATTAATGGGCTTCTTAAAAGAAGTGATCTCTTCCGATACATGCGATCACATTAGCGATAATATAGACAATATTTATGATCCTCTTAAGGTTTTTAAGCCTTTGGGTGCGGCGGCTTTGAATGCTGTTAAATACGTGGCGCTTCAGCAAGCGCGCAAAGAGTTGGATCACATCCAAAAAGGCATTCAAAAGCAGAGCAAGCACTATAAACTTAAAAATATTCAAAGGCGGCTTGAGCGCTTATCGAATCGCATCAAAGAAGAACAGCAAGAAGCCATCAACGATAGTACAGAGCAGGGAGCCAAGGTAATTGGAAACCACTTTATTGCAGCCCAATTAGCTAAGTATGCGGGTTTATCGCAAAATAAGGTTCTCAAGGGATGCAAAATTGCAGCTGATGTCGGAAAAGAAATCAAAGACATCCGCAAAATTTGGCAAGGCTACAAATATCAAGGAGAGTGGCAATATCATTTAGCTCCTCGGCTTCGCA
Above is a genomic segment from Candidatus Protochlamydia phocaeensis containing:
- a CDS encoding SUMF1/EgtB/PvdO family nonheme iron enzyme — protein: MKKPFKPFLMLFLTIFLSLLIKGNAQLLSPNMGIIIVTYQTDQEGKRLDRVRFWLTNERQERTLYPKKDEFVANNHSSVERTVVISHLPAGRYEIEFIVPNTDQLFEPVPKREILLTPGSVAKVDQTIHLHPEGQEKKELALIITNYPSPLDPFTPLPPPLLTPRLAPLPAPPANFSLIINRPAPWKLMRGGQIIYGSSSSVSNLTVPPGFGYYIIAEDIPGYTLYMSPQNPIDLEPDQNARVELLYQRDTGYIDLNASLPAEQDSLTLVLSPSDTQQAPLQVNLRAINGRVNWQSGPLPTGDYTVSYQLPNNFVPLINQHILVKKGQHVVLVPQFSQKGNLQVLTDISQAIFTLLDENGQEIATGQGYNYTFPNIDPGYYVLQFSSTDPQTFNPPSSQKLFIAANQKAQVKVNYLKAGRLTISSNVDHFTVTIQPKESKKEAFTEEINTRSKSLYLPEGKYLITYDPLTKGEAPLKPIEVTIKTISPQNIFLSYPSLPKEELHSTKDRQAENGQSGIEMTSNVMNGQLILENLDQPAEKKHFQFKGKTLFIPLEQSGHFKITFASRPNYQTPAPLTIQRAAGEHSQVQVIYQPEETFLIVPAGPALIGDPFADNHQNEDPVKDISLPAFAIAAYEVTNSQYAHWLTDALQNQKISLDPQQPGHVMDLEGSLLCRTMEGNPLSQIQINGNTFSPIPGKENYPVIEVTWYGANAYCRDKGYRLPTEAEWEKAAGMAFPTEKGHLKRFKYGFGQDTIDRSWANYKTTDTPFRATQVLTTPVGFYNGIHVLPLTAQDRTQVRTHNAKSSIGAYDMSGNVWEWVASWDYLDKSDTHKVAKGGCYDSLADGVRVSERLSLPLEYADIYTGFRPAKTIENQEDAN